Proteins encoded by one window of Fibrobacter sp. UWB15:
- a CDS encoding carbohydrate binding domain-containing protein, producing MKNLGKVVLAFASVALLTGHAVADNITVDGKSRSMLVYAPSGIEKNRPLIIQMHGMNQDAPYQKNAAKWESIADTARFVVVFPNGENKAWDIGGNKDINFIKAIINEMYSKYGIDKNRVYVSGFSMGGMMSYHVANKMGDQIAAIAPVSGGGGVNSPKRAMPIMHTHGTTDDVVNYNSTVNTLKGWVNAQKCSSNSQKIKPYPSTKPGSAASLEIWSGCTDGVEVRLLTIDGKGHWYSMDEAVSVNTSVEIWNFVKNYSLDGSNITPPTPAIVVPTNREEVFNGGFDSSAVAWDLQTHGDAQATGDAKDGKYKLDISAIGTQNYQVQLIQHDLRLVKDQWYEISFDASASAARTLEVNVEQHNDPWASYLKEKQNFEIGTDVKNFKFNFQMTAATDTNSRLSFNAGAATGTLTLDNVVLKKINAPTDPELTGIAPKMGSVVAATAEYAVYSLSGKRLGTVKIRHATETETLLKAKFGKGVYMLRSENGKKTLFHVK from the coding sequence ATGAAAAATTTGGGCAAGGTGGTGCTTGCCTTTGCAAGTGTTGCGCTGCTTACGGGTCATGCTGTTGCTGACAACATCACAGTTGACGGAAAATCCCGCAGCATGCTCGTGTATGCTCCGTCGGGAATCGAAAAGAATCGCCCGCTCATCATTCAGATGCACGGCATGAACCAAGATGCCCCCTACCAGAAGAATGCGGCGAAGTGGGAATCCATTGCCGATACCGCGCGCTTTGTGGTGGTGTTCCCCAACGGCGAAAATAAGGCCTGGGACATCGGTGGCAATAAAGACATCAATTTTATCAAGGCCATCATCAACGAGATGTATAGCAAGTACGGTATCGACAAGAACCGCGTGTACGTTTCAGGCTTCTCGATGGGCGGCATGATGAGCTACCATGTGGCAAACAAGATGGGCGACCAGATTGCGGCCATTGCTCCTGTTTCGGGCGGGGGTGGAGTGAATTCGCCCAAGCGCGCCATGCCGATTATGCATACGCACGGTACCACCGACGACGTGGTGAATTATAACAGCACCGTGAATACCCTGAAGGGCTGGGTTAATGCGCAAAAATGCTCCAGCAATTCGCAGAAGATCAAGCCGTATCCGTCGACCAAGCCGGGCTCTGCCGCATCGCTCGAAATTTGGAGCGGTTGCACCGATGGCGTCGAAGTGCGCCTGCTGACCATTGACGGCAAGGGCCACTGGTATTCCATGGACGAAGCCGTGAGCGTGAACACGAGCGTGGAAATCTGGAATTTTGTGAAGAACTATTCGCTGGACGGTTCGAACATTACGCCGCCGACCCCTGCGATTGTCGTGCCCACGAACCGCGAAGAAGTCTTTAACGGAGGCTTTGATTCGAGCGCCGTGGCTTGGGACTTGCAGACGCATGGCGACGCTCAGGCCACCGGCGATGCAAAAGATGGCAAGTACAAGCTCGATATTTCGGCAATCGGCACACAGAATTATCAGGTGCAGCTGATCCAGCACGACTTGCGCCTTGTAAAGGACCAGTGGTACGAAATCAGTTTTGATGCCAGTGCAAGTGCTGCCCGTACGCTCGAAGTCAACGTGGAGCAGCATAATGACCCGTGGGCGAGCTACCTCAAGGAAAAGCAGAATTTTGAAATTGGAACAGATGTAAAGAACTTCAAGTTCAATTTCCAGATGACAGCCGCAACGGATACCAACAGCCGCTTGAGTTTTAACGCAGGCGCTGCGACAGGTACGCTCACCTTGGATAATGTCGTACTTAAAAAGATCAATGCCCCGACGGATCCGGAATTGACTGGCATTGCACCGAAAATGGGCTCGGTTGTCGCTGCTACCGCCGAATATGCGGTATATAGCCTCTCCGGCAAACGCCTGGGAACGGTGAAAATTCGCCATGCGACGGAAACGGAGACACTGTTGAAGGCCAAATTCGGGAAGGGCGTCTACATGCTCCGCAGCGAGAACGGCAAAAAGACCTTGTTCCATGTTAAATAA
- a CDS encoding carbohydrate-binding protein — translation MFGLKKYSFGGAIALAFCGLASQAFAHPDSLVLTPPLGWNSWNVFHENINEKQIQEIADAMVSSGLKDAGYIYLNLDDNWMDTKRDAQGNLQNNPKTFPSGMKAIADYVHAKGLKFGLYGDRGKRTCHHYNSKWDSQSGSNGHEEQDAKKLAEWGVDYWKYDNCDSDPNTQEKDYTAMSKALRNSGRDIVFSICMWEYKEWMPKIANLWRTTFDIGPEWISTSWYRGVYEIIDANNKYWQIAKPGHWNDPDMLEVGNRGLSYEEQRSQMTMWSIMAAPIMISSDVRNMSNETKELYLNKDMIAINQDSLGVQGHRISDKQGKQVWTKPLKNGDLAVALLNNNNSTQTVECNFADIGVEGEVEVRDAWKKKDLGPLSHVSIELPAHGSALLRLVLKPVPRAPFKGEALAIPGKIEVEDFDINGVGQGNTTYNESDTENHGDSDYRPGTGVDLYKKASGIIVGYNQAGEWLEYTVKVAKTGTYAMNASVASANSTSSFKLSMDGKDITEEIAVPAATEGEDNYDEYNTVEAKVSLTEGEHILRFTVTGDWMDIDWIKFCEGETCNTTGLHKSIPAAVRNTNSPRLLKKGNAMFIEKNGKRFDLTGHRIK, via the coding sequence ATGTTTGGCTTAAAAAAATACTCGTTCGGCGGGGCTATCGCCCTTGCCTTCTGTGGTTTGGCTTCTCAGGCCTTTGCGCATCCTGACAGCCTGGTGCTTACGCCCCCGCTGGGGTGGAACAGCTGGAACGTGTTCCACGAAAACATCAACGAAAAGCAGATTCAGGAAATCGCCGACGCGATGGTGTCTTCTGGCTTGAAGGACGCGGGCTATATTTACCTGAACCTCGACGACAACTGGATGGATACCAAGCGCGATGCCCAGGGTAACCTCCAGAATAATCCAAAAACCTTCCCGAGCGGCATGAAGGCCATTGCCGATTACGTACATGCGAAGGGCCTTAAGTTCGGCCTTTACGGCGACCGCGGCAAACGTACTTGCCACCATTACAACAGCAAATGGGATAGCCAGAGCGGTTCCAACGGTCACGAAGAACAGGATGCCAAGAAACTCGCCGAATGGGGCGTTGACTACTGGAAGTACGACAACTGCGATTCTGACCCGAATACCCAGGAAAAAGATTACACCGCCATGTCCAAGGCCCTCCGCAATTCCGGACGCGACATCGTGTTCAGCATTTGCATGTGGGAATACAAGGAGTGGATGCCAAAAATTGCGAACCTCTGGCGTACCACTTTCGATATCGGTCCTGAATGGATTTCGACTTCTTGGTATCGCGGCGTCTACGAAATTATCGATGCCAACAACAAGTACTGGCAGATTGCAAAACCCGGCCACTGGAATGACCCGGACATGCTCGAAGTGGGCAACAGGGGCCTCTCTTACGAAGAACAGCGCTCCCAGATGACGATGTGGTCTATTATGGCGGCTCCCATCATGATCAGTTCCGACGTGCGCAACATGAGCAACGAAACCAAGGAACTCTACCTGAACAAGGACATGATTGCCATCAACCAGGATTCTTTGGGCGTTCAGGGCCACCGCATCTCTGACAAGCAAGGCAAGCAGGTCTGGACCAAACCCTTGAAGAATGGCGACCTTGCCGTGGCCCTCCTCAACAACAACAACTCTACTCAGACTGTGGAATGCAACTTTGCAGACATTGGCGTAGAAGGCGAAGTGGAAGTTCGCGATGCCTGGAAAAAGAAGGATCTGGGCCCGCTTTCGCACGTTTCTATCGAACTTCCGGCTCACGGCTCGGCTCTTCTCCGCTTGGTTTTAAAGCCGGTTCCGCGCGCCCCGTTCAAGGGCGAAGCTCTCGCTATTCCGGGTAAAATCGAAGTGGAAGATTTCGACATTAACGGCGTGGGCCAGGGCAATACCACCTATAACGAAAGCGATACCGAAAACCATGGCGATTCTGACTACCGCCCGGGTACAGGCGTGGATCTTTACAAGAAGGCGTCTGGCATCATTGTCGGTTACAACCAGGCGGGCGAATGGCTTGAATACACCGTGAAGGTGGCAAAGACCGGGACTTACGCCATGAACGCCTCCGTTGCCTCTGCCAACAGTACGTCAAGCTTTAAGCTTTCGATGGACGGCAAGGATATTACCGAAGAAATCGCTGTGCCTGCTGCCACCGAGGGCGAAGACAACTACGACGAATACAATACGGTCGAAGCCAAGGTTAGCCTGACCGAAGGCGAACACATTCTCCGCTTTACGGTTACTGGCGACTGGATGGATATCGACTGGATCAAGTTCTGTGAAGGCGAAACCTGCAATACCACGGGCTTGCACAAGTCAATTCCCGCGGCAGTACGCAACACCAATTCTCCGCGACTCCTCAAGAAGGGCAATGCCATGTTCATCGAAAAGAACGGCAAGCGCTTTGACCTGACGGGTCACCGTATCAAGTAA
- the pyrH gene encoding UMP kinase has product MKFKRILLKLSGEALAGEKGHGIDNTILSDMASEIASIVKQGVQVALVIGGGNLVRGISASAGGMNRAQGDAMGMLGTVMNGLAMQDALDKQGIDSVVMSAIRMEPVCEFFDRRKALKLLSAGSVVIFSAGTGNPFFTTDSCAALRAIESECDVIMKATKVDGIYTADPVKDPTATRFDDISYKEVISRGLKVMDTAAVALCMENNMPIFVFKMEKGNLTRAAIEGDLGTLVHC; this is encoded by the coding sequence ATGAAATTCAAACGCATTCTTCTCAAGCTCAGTGGCGAAGCCCTCGCAGGCGAAAAGGGCCACGGCATCGATAATACTATCCTCTCCGACATGGCTTCGGAAATTGCATCCATCGTTAAGCAGGGCGTTCAAGTGGCTCTCGTGATTGGTGGCGGTAACCTCGTCCGCGGTATTTCCGCTTCTGCAGGTGGCATGAACCGTGCGCAAGGCGACGCCATGGGTATGCTCGGCACGGTCATGAATGGCCTCGCCATGCAAGATGCTTTGGACAAACAGGGTATCGATTCTGTGGTGATGTCCGCTATCCGCATGGAACCGGTTTGCGAATTCTTCGACCGCCGCAAGGCTCTCAAGCTTTTGTCTGCCGGCTCCGTCGTGATTTTCTCGGCCGGTACGGGTAACCCCTTCTTTACCACGGACAGCTGTGCCGCTCTCCGCGCTATCGAAAGCGAATGCGACGTGATTATGAAGGCCACCAAGGTCGATGGCATCTACACCGCAGACCCGGTCAAGGACCCGACGGCAACTCGCTTCGATGATATCAGCTACAAGGAAGTGATCTCCCGCGGTCTCAAGGTCATGGACACCGCAGCCGTTGCACTTTGTATGGAAAACAACATGCCCATCTTCGTTTTCAAGATGGAAAAGGGCAACCTGACCCGCGCCGCCATCGAAGGTGACCTTGGTACGCTAGTGCACTGCTAA
- a CDS encoding Fic family protein, protein MIVSKPLFIHQYPDWTKFRYNAQSVIDALGQTRLLEGALVGVADLVCNSDFETKMLARDIAANYNLDGYPLDLQKLEDEILKKNSAKNDIRNFVGAIQNAKLPLTEERLFAWHAAIGQNKVKTFRTKESGAGTFTGVSPERIPLEIGRFIDWFENSTQDGAIKAAIAHFWFLTIRPFEDGNGRIARALAAMLLARSEDTTRCQYALNEQILKNREKYIETLFKAQAGNGDLTEWILWFLDAMQKSIEECKREITGALKKMQFLQKNHQADLSGRERKIVEAVWNGELPAVFSVKEVAAFTGTSHDSALRDIQDLIQKEIVRPENKGGRSQKYSLI, encoded by the coding sequence ATGATCGTCTCGAAGCCTCTGTTCATACACCAGTACCCCGACTGGACCAAGTTCCGCTACAATGCGCAGAGCGTCATTGACGCCCTGGGGCAGACCCGCCTACTCGAAGGAGCTCTCGTGGGAGTGGCAGATTTGGTATGCAATTCCGATTTCGAAACCAAGATGTTGGCCCGCGACATTGCAGCCAACTACAATCTTGACGGATATCCGCTGGACCTGCAAAAGCTGGAAGACGAAATCCTGAAGAAGAATTCCGCCAAGAACGACATACGAAACTTTGTAGGCGCCATTCAAAACGCCAAACTCCCGCTGACCGAAGAGAGGCTTTTCGCATGGCACGCCGCTATCGGTCAGAACAAAGTAAAAACTTTCAGGACCAAGGAAAGCGGCGCCGGCACATTCACAGGCGTAAGTCCGGAACGCATTCCGCTCGAAATCGGGCGTTTTATAGACTGGTTTGAAAACTCGACGCAAGACGGCGCCATTAAAGCGGCGATTGCCCACTTTTGGTTTTTGACGATTCGCCCGTTCGAAGACGGCAACGGACGCATTGCCCGCGCGCTCGCCGCCATGCTACTCGCCCGCAGCGAAGACACGACTCGCTGCCAGTATGCGCTGAACGAACAAATTTTAAAAAACCGCGAAAAATACATTGAGACTTTATTCAAGGCGCAGGCCGGCAACGGCGACTTGACGGAATGGATTTTATGGTTCCTTGACGCCATGCAAAAATCCATCGAAGAATGCAAGCGCGAAATCACGGGTGCACTCAAGAAAATGCAGTTCCTGCAAAAGAACCATCAAGCAGACTTGAGTGGGCGCGAAAGGAAGATTGTCGAAGCTGTCTGGAACGGAGAATTGCCGGCCGTATTCTCGGTGAAAGAAGTCGCCGCCTTCACCGGCACCAGCCACGATTCCGCACTCCGCGACATCCAGGACTTGATTCAAAAAGAAATCGTCCGCCCTGAAAACAAGGGCGGACGAAGCCAGAAATACAGCTTGATTTAA
- a CDS encoding 50S ribosomal protein L11 methyltransferase, producing the protein MQKIDTWYKAEGYCPAEEFELASYLLFEAGVATLEELDPKAEGRTDFCFYTGDKAERDRIVNEFPQYHFSISEEPAKDWDKWWRDRAQPVSVSPHLWVRPPWVEFTPEDPKAVVLELEAKTAFGTGEHDTTSSCATLMESIDFNGKTVLDIGTGTGILAMYARRMGAKLAVGTEIDPLTIPCIAENFERNGFKESDCILGFLDAFKDGCKFDVILCNMIRSELWPLRDDIEDLLADGGELIISGQLLTEKDYILKWFEEAGFKVKVERESGEWWSVLAHS; encoded by the coding sequence ATGCAAAAAATTGATACCTGGTACAAGGCCGAGGGCTATTGCCCTGCCGAAGAATTTGAACTCGCAAGCTACCTGCTTTTTGAAGCGGGTGTGGCAACTCTCGAAGAATTAGATCCCAAGGCCGAAGGCCGCACGGATTTTTGCTTTTACACTGGCGACAAGGCCGAACGCGACCGCATCGTAAACGAATTCCCGCAGTATCATTTTTCCATCAGCGAAGAACCCGCGAAGGATTGGGACAAGTGGTGGCGCGACCGTGCGCAGCCGGTGTCCGTGTCCCCGCATTTGTGGGTGCGTCCGCCTTGGGTTGAATTTACTCCCGAAGACCCGAAGGCAGTGGTGCTTGAACTTGAAGCCAAGACTGCTTTCGGTACTGGCGAACACGATACCACCAGCAGCTGCGCGACTTTGATGGAATCGATTGATTTTAATGGCAAGACTGTGCTTGATATCGGAACGGGTACGGGCATTTTGGCTATGTATGCCCGCCGCATGGGCGCAAAACTTGCCGTGGGTACTGAAATCGATCCGCTCACGATTCCTTGCATTGCCGAAAACTTCGAACGTAACGGTTTCAAGGAAAGCGACTGTATTCTCGGTTTCCTGGATGCTTTTAAAGATGGCTGCAAGTTCGACGTCATTCTATGTAACATGATCCGCAGCGAACTCTGGCCGCTCCGCGACGATATCGAAGACTTGCTCGCTGATGGTGGCGAACTCATTATTTCGGGACAGCTCCTGACCGAAAAGGATTATATCCTCAAGTGGTTCGAAGAAGCCGGCTTCAAGGTGAAAGTTGAACGCGAAAGTGGCGAATGGTGGAGTGTGCTCGCACACTCCTAA